The nucleotide window AGGCGGCCGCGGAGCTGAACCCCGGCGACCACGCGGTCGTCGTCGGCGTCGGCGGGCTGGGTCACATCGGCCTTCAGTGTCTCGACGCGATGAGCGCGGCACAGATCACGGCGGTCGACCTGAAGGACTCGGCACTCGACCTCGCGGAGGGGTACGGGGCCGACTTCCTCGTGAACCCGACCGACGACGACGTCGCCGCCGAGATAGAAGCGATCACGGACGGGACGGGGGCGGCGCAGGTGCTCGACTTCGTCGGCGAGGACGTGACGACCGCCTACGCGCCCGAGATCACCGCCGCCGGCGGCGACCACCACATCATCGGCTACGGCGGGCACGTCCACGAGCCATCGCAGGCGCTGGTGAACGGCGAGTTCTCCTTCGTCGGCAACATCGTCGGCCGGTACGCGGAGCTTCAGGAACTCGTCGCGCTCGTCGAGCAGGGCGACGTCGACCTCCACACGAGCCGGTACGACCTCGGCGAGATCAACGCCGTCGCCGAGAAGCTCGAACACCGGGAGATCGACGGCCGAGCCGTCATCACGCCCTGAACCCGGAGTCGCCGTCTCGAGACCCAGAACCCCGCGGAAACGTTTTACCGCTCGTCGCGAAATCCCGACTATGGACCGCAGAGCCCTCCTCTTCGCGGCCGGCGCGTCCCTCGTCCCGCTCTCGGGGTGCGTCGGCGACGACCTCGGCGTGGCCCCCTCGACGAACGGCACCGACGGCGGACCGACTGGAACTGACGGCGGTCAGTCGGGCGACGGGTCGACCGCGTCTCTCGACGTCGAGCTCCGGACCGTCCCGCACGTCGTCACCGCGTACGAGCCCTCGCCGAGCCGGGGAGTTGATCCGGAACACGTGGTCCCCGAGGCGGAGGTCCCGGCCGCGCTGCGCGACCCCCTCGACGCGACGCTCGACGGCGGGTTCGAGACCGACGACCCCGACAACGCGCTCCTTTCGGCGGTCGACGAGTTCCGCGTCTACGACCGCGGCGAGCTAAAGCCGTACGTCGAACTCGACGGGACGCGCTACGTGTTCGAACACGCGATGCCGACGTTCACCGCGAAGCTTGCCGACGAGGAAGCCGACGAGTACGACGAGGATCGGGTCTTCCGGGAGTCGCGGGAGCGCGACGACATCGACTCGGCGGCGGTCGAGACGTTCGTCGACGCGCTAACGGCGTACGGGCCAAACGTGGCGCGAGGGGAGTACCGGCGCTGTGACCGCCCCGAGGCGGTCGCCGAGTTCCTCGACGAGTACGACTACTTGGAGGACGGACGCGGACTCTCTCGGATCGAGACGGCGGTCGAGAACGCGGAGCCGCCACACGCGATCACGGCGCGCGAGCTGACCGAGGGCGACATGTGGGACCGACCGGTCGTCGACGAGTCCGAACTCGACGGCACGGTGGTGACGTTCTTCGAGCGCGCGCTGGCCTCCGATCACCGGAAGCCGGCGCTGCCGGGCGACGACCGCAGCCAACTGTTCGCCGCCGAGGTGCCTGACGCCTACGGCGACCTCGCGGCCGGGTACGACGAGCCGCCCTATTACCGGATCGACGGCACCGTGTACGACGTCCGGGTCGGTGAGTCGATGTACGACCGAGTTCCGGTGTCGGTGTCGGTTGCCGCGAGCGAGGACGCCGCCCGCGAGTTCACGCTCTCGGTCGCACCGGCCCCCGAGCGCGCCGACGGCGAGGCCGAGGGGCCGTACACGTTCACGAGTCGGGGCGCGCTCCCGAGCGCTCTCTGGGTGTTCGACGACGGGAAGCGGCGGTCGCTGGATATCGCTGAGACCGAGGGGATCGAGGGGCCGCGGCCCCGTCGATCCGACGGCGAGGCGCTGGAGTCGCTGACCGCGAGCGACGAGATGGTCGCGACGTACGCCGTCCCGGAATCGCTCCCGGCGGACACGTACGTGAGCCGAGGGACGTTCCGTGTCTCGTGGGGCGTTCCGGGGCAGACCCCCGACGAGTACGGGGCGTACCCGTTCGAACTGGCGATCGCCGTCGAGTGAGCCGGGCGCTGTCGGCGGCGACTTCGGCACGGGGTCGACGAATTCGGCGGGACAGACGGGGCGACGGAAGACGCAAGTCGGCGTTTCACCCACGCCAACCACTTTGTCCGGGGGCCACGACCGCCCGACATGGACGACTCTCACCGGTCCGAGTCGGGGTTCCTGTCGCCGCGGGGATGGGCGCTGCTCGCGGGCGGCTACGCGTTCGCCTGCGGCGCGCTCGTCGCCGTCCTCCTCTCGGACGTGCTCCGCCTCTTCGTCGACGTGGCCGGTCTCCCGGCCGGGTTTCCGGTCCCGCTGCTCGCGGCCCCGGCGCTCGTCGTCGGCCCGCCGTGCTGGTGGCGGCTGATCGAGCGACGGCGGGCG belongs to Halorubrum sp. DM2 and includes:
- a CDS encoding NAD(P)-dependent alcohol dehydrogenase; this translates as MEAARLHEYTDDMSEGLAIDEVDRPAATGPDDVIVEVEGAGWCQTDNHIIEGMWAEYVPQELPMTLGHENAGTVVETGDDVDLVSPGDPVICHPVQTCGTCRPCRLGETMYCENDAFNGLTTDGGFAEYLHTSERSVIPLPSGVDPVDIAPHADAGITAYHAVKKAAAELNPGDHAVVVGVGGLGHIGLQCLDAMSAAQITAVDLKDSALDLAEGYGADFLVNPTDDDVAAEIEAITDGTGAAQVLDFVGEDVTTAYAPEITAAGGDHHIIGYGGHVHEPSQALVNGEFSFVGNIVGRYAELQELVALVEQGDVDLHTSRYDLGEINAVAEKLEHREIDGRAVITP